GCCTTTCCCTATCGCTGGTCGACCCGGGCGACCCTGCTCGACAAGACGGATGCGGTGCGGCTGCTCGCCAAAATCCGGCGCCAGTGGTTCGCCAAGCGCAAATCCATCGCCGCCATCCTGAAGGAGGTGATGACCAACGAGGCATCCGTCCTCGTGGACTCGGATGCCGCGAACAAGGCTGAAGATGCCGATCTGGCGCTGCAGGAGCTCGGCGCGGACCATGCCGGCATCGCCTATGTCACCGCGACCGTGACGGTATGGGACGCCGATCCGCGAATCGCCGACGAGAAACTGCGGCGGGTCGAGAAGGTCATCCAGGGTCGCGACTTCACGGCGATGACCGAGACCATCAACGCCGTCGATGCCTGGCTCGGATCGTTGCCTGGTCATGTCTACGCCAATGTCCGCCAGCCGCCGATCTCGACGCTCAATCTCGCCCATATGATTCCGCTGTCAGCGGTGTGGGCCGGCGAGAGTGCCGACGCGCATTTTGATGCACCGCCGCTGCTATTCGGCAAGACAGAGGGCTCGACCCCGTTCCGGTTCTGCCTCCATGTCGGCGATGTCGGCCACACCCTCGTCGTCGGCCCGACCGGCGCCGGCAAATCCGTGCTGCTGGCGCTGATGGCGCTGCAGTTTCGGCGCTACGCCGGTGCGCAGGTGTTTGCCTTTGATTTCGGCGGTTCGATCCGGGCCGCGGCGCTTGCCATGGGCGGTGACTGGCATGATCTCGGTGGCGGGCTTAGCGAGGGGAGCGCGGAATCCGTTTCGCTTCAGCCGCTTGCGCGCATCGATGAGGCCACGGAACGCGCCTGGGCCGCAGACTGGCTCAATGCCATCCTCACCCGCGAAGGCGTCCCCATCACGCCGCCGGTGAAGGAACATATCTGGACGGCGTTGACCTCGCTCGCGTCGGCGCCGGTTGAGGAGCGCACGCTTACCGGACTCTGTGCCCTTCTGCCGTCCAACGACCTCAAACAGGCGCTGCGTCCCTACTGTCTGGGCGGCGCCTGGGGGCGGCTGCTGGATGCGGAGAGCGAGCATCTGGGCTCGGCCACCGTCCAGGCCTTCGAGACCGAAGGGCTGATTGGCACGGAGGCCGCGCCGGCGGTTCTGGCCTATCTGTTCCACCGCATCGAGGATCGGCTCGACGGATCTCCGACCCTCCTCATCATCGATGAAGGCTGGCTGGCGCTGGACGATGCGGGCTTCGCCGGCCAGTTGCGAGAATGGCTGAAGACGCTGCGCAAGAAGAACGCCAGCGTGATCTTCGCCACGCAGTCGCTCTCCGACATCGATGGCAGCGCCATTGCCGCGGCGATCATCGAGAGCTGCCCGACACGCCTTCTGCTTCCCAATGAGCGGGCCATCGAGCCGCAGATCACCGCCATCTACCGCCGCTTCGGCCTGAACGACCGACAGATCGAGATCCTCGCGCGGGCGACCCCGAAGCGCGACTACTATTGCCAGTCGCGGCGCGGCAACCGGCTGTTCGAGCTGGGCCTCTCAGAGGTCGCGCTGGCGCTGTGCGCGGCGTCCTCTAAGGCGGACCAGCAGGCCATCGGCAGGATCCTCGCCGAGCATGGCCGCGACGGCTTCCTGGACGCCTGGCTGCGTCATCGCGGCCTCGGCTGGGCCGCCGACCTCATTCCCAACCTCACCAATCTGGAGACGCAGCCATGACGCTGTTGCGTCCGCGCGCGCTCACCGTCGCCGTCGCGCTGCTGACCGCGCCGCTCGCCCTCGCACCCGTGCTGTCCCCGCCCGCGCAGGCCCTCACGGTCTATGACCCGTGGAACTACGCGCAGAACATGATGTCGGCGGCCCGCGCGCTGGAGCAGATCAACAATCAGATCACCTCGCTGCAGAATGAAGCGCAGATGTTGATCAACCAGGTGCGCAATCTCGCCAGCCTGCCGCATTCCTCGTTGCAGCAGATCCAGCAATCGGTCC
This genomic interval from Aquabacter sp. L1I39 contains the following:
- the trbE gene encoding conjugal transfer protein TrbE translates to MMSLAEYRSRNRRLADFLPWAALVAPGIVLNKDGSFQRTASFRGPDLDSAVPAELVAVAGRLNNAFRRLGSGWAIFVEAQRHAAATYPASAFPDAASALVDAERRADFEQAGSHFESSYFLTFTFLPPAEDAARTEGWLYEGRDTAGLDPQETLRGFADRTDRLLNLIDAFMPECRWLDDGETLTYLHSCVSTHRHRVRVPETPIYIDALLADQPLTGGLEPRLGDQHLRVLTITGFPTVTTPGLLDELNRLAFPYRWSTRATLLDKTDAVRLLAKIRRQWFAKRKSIAAILKEVMTNEASVLVDSDAANKAEDADLALQELGADHAGIAYVTATVTVWDADPRIADEKLRRVEKVIQGRDFTAMTETINAVDAWLGSLPGHVYANVRQPPISTLNLAHMIPLSAVWAGESADAHFDAPPLLFGKTEGSTPFRFCLHVGDVGHTLVVGPTGAGKSVLLALMALQFRRYAGAQVFAFDFGGSIRAAALAMGGDWHDLGGGLSEGSAESVSLQPLARIDEATERAWAADWLNAILTREGVPITPPVKEHIWTALTSLASAPVEERTLTGLCALLPSNDLKQALRPYCLGGAWGRLLDAESEHLGSATVQAFETEGLIGTEAAPAVLAYLFHRIEDRLDGSPTLLIIDEGWLALDDAGFAGQLREWLKTLRKKNASVIFATQSLSDIDGSAIAAAIIESCPTRLLLPNERAIEPQITAIYRRFGLNDRQIEILARATPKRDYYCQSRRGNRLFELGLSEVALALCAASSKADQQAIGRILAEHGRDGFLDAWLRHRGLGWAADLIPNLTNLETQP